Genomic segment of Populus nigra chromosome 6, ddPopNigr1.1, whole genome shotgun sequence:
ttataaaaaagttggggctttttgcttaaaaaaaataaataaatatatatatatatagttgctTGCAGCTGAATTAATATCGCTGATCAGTTGTCGCCAGTACTGTCGCTGAACTATGCAGGGTCTGTTCACTTGTATATATCAGAACTTTGTGTTCTTGTATCCAATTAACCTTGTAGTAGACGTCTATTATGACAATATTGGTGTAACTCAACTGAGCTCCAATCCAGTACTATTTCAATATTCTCCAATGAAGCATGTTGTTGcacgttgttgttgttgattacCATTTAATTTCTTCGTGACCAAGCTTAGTTCGTCTGGTACGTACTCTACGGGTACGTAGCCCATGTTTAAATCCTCTAATATTAATTGACTAGCTAGCTTCTTACGTTCCAAGCCTTTATTTCCTTGTTCacaattttagaattaataatCTCAAGGACACaaagttgaaattgaaataaaaaatcttaaatctcATTTCAATAGTACTAaactattcaaaatatattgtaattaaaattgaaaattaatatcatCCAATTAATTCTTTCCATAACCTCAATAAATAGCGGATTGCTTAATTTCATTACTAGCATATATCCAAAtgacacctatatatatatatatgtatatgtacattaataaataatccAAGCTGTTTAACCATCACTAATTACTAGCTAGCCAGTAGTAACCATAATTGTAAATTGGCATGCATGTTCCAAATATAGCAAGTAATCTGCAAAATGACCAATTAATTAATACAGAAAATGACCAGAGTGTGAGTGTGCTACGTACGTgcgtggatatatatatatatatatatatatatatatatatatatatgcaaacaccaaaaaatcaaattgaagtcataaaaatccaaaatacttTGCTCTAAATTAAATACATGGTACGTACGTAGTTACAAGTACGATCGATGCATATATACTACTTTGTATTATCATCACATTTATACTGCTatccgaatatatatatatatatatatagccagtaATTaacagctatatatatatatattttatcttaattttgatcaacatatataatataaatctaCCAGCTTAATTATTTGATCCTAATTAGAAATTGATACTCCTCTCTAACTGTATTCCTTGTAGCTGGAATCTCCTCTctcaaaaagaaagcaaattaaagcAAGTAGCctctaagaagagaaaaaggacGGGTCTTCGGTGATCCTGTGTAAATGTTGTTGATCATCTACACATTTGTGGATGATGAGAAGGTGTTAGCTCACAATCTGGTGATTGTGAGTAACAACCAATCATCTCCTTGGCCGTCGACTCTGCATTAACAGGCCCTAACTCATGCAACAAGTAAACatctttcttctcttcaacTACCTTCAAGATCTTCTCAAACACAGGAACTTCACATGGTATCTTTAACACTCCCTCTTGTTGAAACCCAAACTCCTCTTCTGCCTCTCGCAATAGAATTCCAAAGGCTTGGTGACCCAAGTACTCTGTAGGGATGATATACCTCTTCAACTCCTTGCCAACACAAACAGCAAGGTACCCTTTGGGAACAGCATCATTTGAGGACGCTGCTGCTGACGATGACAAATCTGTGAAGGAGAGTGTTCTCTTTAAGAACTTGATGCTCTTGCTGgcattgctgctgctgctgctggtgttgttgttgctgctgctgctgatgttTTTGGGTGCATTTGCTGCCTTTCTCCACTTCTTAAGGATCTGCTGAAGCCGAACAATGTCGCTGATCTTGTTAGACTTCTTTGGATGAtccatgagagagagagagataataattttctttgttagtgTTTGCTAGAGGGAATATGTCACAAGTggtgggtggtggtggtggtgtttaAAGAAgccatatatacatatatatagatGCTTGATGTAATGATTTTGCAGAGTATTTAATTCCCATATATGCAGtaattaaatatgataaatCATTGGAGTTAGGGACGTCGGTTAGTAAGTGCAACTGTCTCACTCAAGAATCAATCAAAGCAGCTACACTTTTTACTCTCTCTTTGTTTAATCCCCCAAGACCCAGATGATTACTTTCCACTTTcttccatttaaattttaaccaattcAACCTAACTATAAGCTCCtctctaataaataaatcaaaaaaatacattgtggGTATGTATTATTTATTGCAATTAATTTGTTTCTGAAGCAGCCTGCCTCAACATTGCTAGCACACAAGCATCTAACTTTTCATATAAATGTGCATTAATGCTATCAACTTGGTTGATTTCCTATTGGGTATCGGCAAATAGAAAGAACTTTTATTAAATGTTGTCAACAGAAACAATTTTGTATCTGTTTATTGGATTTGGGGCTGCCTTGAAGATCGTGGAAGATGGCATCAATCATGTGAAAtgctcattattttattatggttACCGATCAAGAGGATACAATAATAAATAAGCTAGGAATTGCTATTGGCACACACAGGAACAGCCTTTTCTAGTTTTGTACGTGAAATGTTCGAATGATCCTctaaaaccttttctttttccctggATTTTTTCTCACTTTCTTCCTATCGAAAATAATCTCCTTCAAGAGACTAAAAGAAAACGGCTATGCGCACCtactatataattaattaatgtatacaTCATACATTCTCTGCACACCCAGAAAAAGGGCACCCCTCTCCTACATTGGATTCCAATGATTTCCTTTTTGGTCTTTGATTGAATACATAGATGGTGTTAATTTTGGGAAATGAAGAAATCATATACTGCGAGATGAGAATGGTGGCTGGTGGTCCAGTTTGTCTGAGATGCATGGTCTTGCGtgttaaaaatagtttaattttacaTGGATAAAGTAAGCGCGCGCgggcatgtatatatatatatatgtatatgtacacacacacacacacacataatacCACAATTATTTCGGACATAGAAACAGGACAATGCAAGGAGTCTCTTGTGAGATTAGCATAAATGGTTAATTAATTAGGGTTTCTTAAAAATCTCAGCTGATAGCAAAActgaaaatttatttgtaaaagtAGCATAGTTTCATggagattttaaaattacaatgatagatatatatttttcgAGTCTTTTAATTCACAATTAATCGCATATATTCTCAATTAACCGTACTATTTTTATGAATAAGTTTTCAATTGTGCTATTTTAATAAAGTCCTTGTCTTTCGCTgtgctaatttttattttttaaaaaaaaacgaccTGTGTATGCTTCGAAATCTTCGTTAGAATTAATGaagtttaattaattgatgaggTCAACTTCGGGTACGTCTCCGTTCACAcattcttgatatatatatatatatatatatatatatatatatatatagctgggttagagggagggagggaggatgTGGAGCAAATAAGGAAATGGAATGTGGATTCCTTGGGCCCAATTTGACGactaaataaatagatatagaTAATGGGGTGATTATTATTCGGTCAATGGTCAAAGAAACTGCATAAATCGTACTCTCTTATTGGAGTTGGGTACGgggttaatttgttttattgtattaaaatattaatatttttttgtttattgatatGAATCCACATGGAAGAGCTTGATTAATTAAGAGAGTTAATGAGTGGTGCTTGGCTCGTCAGGAGCCATGAAGCAGCATGTCCTGGAGATGAGATTTATAGTAGTTAATCTTCCTCATCACATGCGCATGCATGGCCTTCGCCCAAGAGTActcaaattaattagatatcTGCAAGAGAAATATCCATTGTTTTTGCCTAATTGATGATGGTCAAGATcactgattattattattagatcaAATTGATGAAATCAATATACAATCACATGGTTGGCAAATCAGAGGATATATTCGATGTGGAAAATTAACGCATGCAACGCATGGCAGGTACGGTACTGTAGCTAGACGACGTGCAACCATATATTGAAAAGGAACAGATAGCTAGATAGAAGTGTAGCTATTTACAATATATATCCAATATTCAACTGGATCGATCGGGGAAATGTTGATGGGTACTGATCAGTATCAATTACCAAATAATAAATGATCATGCATGTACGATCGATCGAGTTTTATTCCATCATGGATTTAAGATTAAGCAAGCGAGGATTTAAGATGatacattaattatatataatatgtgATCAGGGATCCTAGctagtatgtgtgtgtgtgtgtgtgtgtgtgtgtgtgtgtgtgtgtgtgtgtgtgtgtgtgtgtgtgtgtgtgtgtgtgtgggatACATGCATGCAAGCACAAGGggtatgcatgcatgcatgggattcaactaggaaaataattaaagaaggtGGTGATACAAATTAAGGCATGCATGGGACGGTGTGAGGACGTTCCTCGAGATGGTTGCTGCCAAAATAATGAAACTGAAGGCCGGATGGAGCAGCAGCTGCAGGAGGTAACAAATGATTGAGCGAATAATGGGGTCGacgtatatatatattcaacgaTACAAACTCATCAATATTTAATGATTAGGCTCGTTATGGCGCTGCATGCGGCAAATAATGCAAGCGGAGGGAGGGAGGGCGGTTTCTGGACATGAAGATAGAGGACTGCAACAATATTGCAAGCCATGCCTGACCCAAACAACTCCTTTTCGGCCTTTAATTATTTGCAACTCTAACTCAGCACACACTACGACTGCAGGACAGCAGGAGAGGCGTGCATGCGGTGCGTATAAATCCAATCATCAATATTTGCCCTTTCCAATCATTCATTCATGAATGCACTGCCCCATCAAATAttgcaaataattattttgtatccATATATACTGCATGATTTCATCTCTTAGTTAAGCATGGGCATGTGGGGATCATAATATAGTAATATACACAAGGCACAGGCCAACTGACTGACTGAGGGTTTAGTTTTCCCCACCCCGAGATGAAAAAATAACGCATAGCAAGGGTTACGTActagctaatatatatatatatatatatatatatatagagagagagagagagagagagaggaccaCCAATCAGGACTTGCATAATAGCTAGATCGATCAATGGATACATCGAGTATGTGTTTTTTACATGTTcgataaaagaagaagaagaagaaagaaggtaCTGGGGGGTCACATGCCAAATGAGCAGCTAGCTAGATCATATATATGAACATCACATGCTCATGTTTCTTTGGCCGGGGATCATGAATATTAATTACTTCAGCACTAAGATAGATAGATATGCATGACATAATACATGTATTTACCCCATAAAATATGTGTTATTTTACTGCATATAAATTTACCATGTAGTTTACttcaacgttttttttttcctcgattTCTACGTACTTGTGGAACAAGTCAAACAACTTCAATTGCAATATCCAAACTAATTTAACGCTGTGTGCAGGTCCAAGAAACTGTTAGTGTACAATCATATTCTACAAGTAGCTAGCTAGAATTATGGAGCAAGAATGGAATAATCGGTTGAGATCTAGATGTGTAGCTAGCTCGGCAAGTGGgcctcttttatatatatagaagaaaataaaagggggGTAAAAAGCTCcactgctatatatatatatatatatatatatatatatatatatgtatgtatgtattgtCATATGTGTGTGGTCTTAATTTCATGCATGTGCCTTCACTCGCTGGCTAGTGTTGTATTACTTATATTTCTCATTAATTAGCTTTACACTATCTGGAATTGCATCTGCATGTTGCTTAACACCATCTACATGGACGTTCCCTAATGCAACTTGTACACCAGCCTCTCCTGACCTCGGCTCCTCTTGTAATCCCTTTACAACGCCGGTATCATACCTTATAATGTCTCAATGTTGCGGGTTGTggatttaaatttgataaaaattttagagaaattaattaattaattgttttgttcAAATTCAATAGCTTAACCGAACACCACCATCTTACCAACAACTCTCTTGTGGCCGGAGGGGCAGGTGCGAATTAAGAAATGTTGGTGAGACCGCCAATCCTCTCTCTGGTTGGTGGAGACatgaagggaagggaagggaagggaagggaatgTAGAGAGCATGGGAGGAGCTGTACGTCTTCTGCAAGGGTACTACACGTGAAATCTTGCATTTGACCAGATGCCTCGTGTTATTACTGTATGCGGGTTGCCCCGAAGGCAACAAAATCTAAGGCGAGATATCTTACCGTCATATTCAAATCATCCCTTTTTCTCGTTCATGGTCTGTCACAGCTTTGATAGATCCAGTGACCGTATGCTCACGGTGCTTTGTAAAGGCATCGACGAAGGTTGCATATGCCTTCCACAGTACAGTGTTGTCAGCTAACATACAAGATCAAATCTACGAGAACGAGCATTTTAATGCATAAAAAAGCAACATAAACGACAAGGAAAGAACAGGGATCTATGAAACAAACAGGACGGGCCGAAAGCTATGCTCGTGGATCTTGAACAAATCCGGCAATGACATATCCTCCTGCTTTTTACTTTGAAGCAACAGCAATAAATCTTGCAAATAAACACAATTTCTAAGACGTTTAATTGCATCAAACATCAAAGCAATACATTGACTGGAATATTTGCAGAATGGTTACACCAAACAAATTCCAGATCCCCAACATCTTCACTTGCTGGgaaaaaacatgataattttGCATCCATTTAT
This window contains:
- the LOC133697917 gene encoding protein SMALL AUXIN UP-REGULATED RNA 9-like is translated as MDHPKKSNKISDIVRLQQILKKWRKAANAPKNISSSSNNNTSSSSSNASKSIKFLKRTLSFTDLSSSAAASSNDAVPKGYLAVCVGKELKRYIIPTEYLGHQAFGILLREAEEEFGFQQEGVLKIPCEVPVFEKILKVVEEKKDVYLLHELGPVNAESTAKEMIGCYSQSPDCELTPSHHPQMCR